One Paraburkholderia sp. IMGN_8 DNA window includes the following coding sequences:
- a CDS encoding IS4 family transposase: MPSTENQDDQDDWADIEFGAANLGDARLTNRLVALARRLASTPDCSFPRSMDAAELKAAYRFFDNDQVDTDGVLAPHVDQTLKRMTQVPVVLAVQDTTEFNLTHLGATEGLGYGTGNQSRGFMLHSLLAVTPEGLPLGVLGMKTWVRDDADLGRRRQRSKRDFNDKESVKWVEGLNHLAALKTRCPDTRMVGVGDRESDVYEVFVAERPAGVDWLIRAAWDRRTAHPERYLWDTVTASAPLGEIELELPAHRNMARRIARLTLRCTQVSLIAPPRASTKGTGRARLTPVEVFAIHALETDPPAGVEPLEWMLLSSVPTLTLSDALERLEWYARRWTIESWHRVLKSGCRIEARQFGNLERFVRATALFAVISWRIMYATLLGRADPDLSCEVLLQPDEWRALYCRANRTSKPPVATPSLGEVVLWIAKLGGYLNRKHDHPPGPTVMWRGFLVLHEITEMYRIFSQDG, encoded by the coding sequence TTGCCTTCGACCGAGAATCAGGATGACCAGGACGACTGGGCCGACATCGAATTCGGTGCGGCAAATCTGGGCGATGCCCGTTTGACGAATCGGCTCGTTGCACTGGCACGCCGGCTTGCCAGCACACCGGACTGCTCGTTTCCACGCTCCATGGATGCCGCCGAACTCAAGGCGGCCTATCGCTTCTTCGATAACGACCAGGTCGATACGGACGGTGTGCTTGCACCTCACGTAGACCAGACGCTCAAGCGCATGACCCAGGTGCCAGTCGTGCTCGCGGTGCAGGACACAACCGAATTCAACCTGACGCATCTGGGCGCGACCGAAGGCCTGGGCTACGGCACGGGCAACCAGTCGCGCGGCTTCATGCTGCACAGCCTGCTGGCCGTGACACCGGAAGGCCTGCCGCTCGGCGTGCTGGGCATGAAGACGTGGGTGCGCGATGACGCAGATCTGGGCCGCAGGCGTCAACGCTCAAAGCGCGACTTCAATGACAAGGAAAGCGTTAAATGGGTTGAGGGTCTGAACCATCTGGCAGCCCTTAAGACCCGATGTCCCGATACGCGCATGGTGGGCGTGGGCGACCGCGAAAGCGACGTCTATGAAGTGTTCGTGGCCGAGCGGCCTGCTGGCGTAGACTGGCTCATTCGTGCGGCATGGGACCGTCGGACGGCGCACCCCGAGCGTTATCTCTGGGACACGGTGACGGCGAGCGCCCCCTTGGGCGAAATCGAGCTGGAGTTGCCGGCACACCGCAACATGGCCCGGCGCATTGCGCGTCTGACGCTGCGTTGCACGCAGGTCAGCCTGATTGCACCACCCAGAGCGTCGACCAAAGGCACCGGGCGCGCCCGGCTCACCCCGGTGGAGGTGTTTGCAATCCACGCACTTGAAACCGATCCGCCAGCGGGCGTCGAGCCGCTCGAGTGGATGCTGCTCAGCTCTGTGCCCACGCTCACGCTGAGCGATGCACTTGAACGACTCGAATGGTATGCACGTCGCTGGACGATCGAATCGTGGCATCGTGTGCTCAAAAGCGGCTGTCGGATCGAGGCGCGCCAGTTCGGCAATCTTGAACGGTTCGTCCGCGCGACCGCGCTATTTGCAGTGATCAGCTGGCGAATCATGTACGCCACGCTGCTGGGTCGGGCCGACCCGGATCTGTCGTGTGAAGTGCTACTTCAGCCCGACGAATGGCGCGCGCTTTACTGCCGCGCCAACCGCACCTCAAAACCACCGGTGGCAACGCCTTCGCTAGGCGAAGTCGTACTGTGGATCGCCAAACTCGGCGGTTATCTGAACCGTAAGCATGATCACCCGCCCGGGCCCACCGTCATGTGGCGAGGGTTCCTGGTCCTTCACGAAATCACCGAGATGTACCGGATCTTTAGCCAGGACGGGTGA
- a CDS encoding MarR family transcriptional regulator → MSKSNPSAAKATLDREPSGEAAAKLSPELFDERGRTVPWMARTVHRLYDAQGQKVLDKENLAISYWYYLRVLAERGELNQLELSKRVGIASTTAVPALDNLEKRGLVQRIRDPKDRRKYYVSLKEEGRRLVDDILPEFTDIHSASLDGISSRDMRVFWKVAHQIEKNLIQMSKDDAALD, encoded by the coding sequence ATGTCCAAGTCGAATCCCAGCGCCGCCAAGGCAACTTTGGATCGCGAACCGTCAGGCGAGGCAGCCGCGAAGTTGTCACCCGAACTATTTGATGAGCGTGGCCGAACTGTGCCGTGGATGGCCAGGACGGTGCACCGGCTCTATGATGCACAGGGCCAGAAAGTTCTAGATAAGGAAAACCTTGCCATTTCGTATTGGTATTACCTCCGCGTACTGGCCGAGCGCGGCGAGTTGAATCAGCTCGAATTAAGCAAGCGAGTGGGGATAGCCTCGACGACCGCGGTGCCGGCACTTGACAACCTGGAGAAGCGCGGGCTGGTGCAAAGGATCCGGGATCCTAAGGATCGAAGAAAATATTACGTCAGTCTTAAGGAAGAGGGTAGACGCCTGGTCGACGACATATTGCCGGAGTTCACGGACATACACTCCGCCTCGCTCGACGGAATTTCCTCGCGGGACATGCGGGTGTTCTGGAAGGTCGCGCACCAGATCGAGAAAAATCTGATTCAGATGTCCAAGGACGATGCGGCCTTGGACTGA
- a CDS encoding SOS response-associated peptidase family protein: protein MCVRYVRTGSGPGYVAPLSTDIDQFLELRDIYSPTWNAAPGTRQLVIYPDCIIRSLNWGCRPPGFVPLRLPKIVTSRAENVAYSPFLKALWRSGRVIVPADSWYEWIGTDDGVRQPYAILPKRSGPLFLAGVANLQPDNEAHDDDGFIVITSAAKSGLFDVHGRSPLIFAADAARKWLDPATSAREVEDIARNTAVPAEEFEWFQVSPAVNRVGNDGAELVKPV, encoded by the coding sequence ATGTGCGTTCGCTATGTCCGAACCGGCTCCGGACCCGGATATGTCGCCCCTCTTTCGACCGACATCGACCAATTCCTCGAACTGCGCGACATCTATTCGCCGACGTGGAACGCCGCGCCGGGCACTCGACAGCTCGTCATTTACCCCGACTGCATCATTCGTAGTCTCAATTGGGGCTGTCGTCCACCCGGGTTCGTCCCCCTGCGTCTCCCCAAAATCGTCACCTCACGCGCGGAGAATGTCGCATACAGCCCGTTTCTGAAAGCGCTCTGGCGCTCGGGCCGTGTGATTGTGCCTGCGGACTCCTGGTACGAGTGGATCGGGACAGACGACGGTGTGAGGCAACCATATGCGATATTGCCGAAAAGGTCGGGGCCACTGTTCCTCGCCGGGGTGGCTAACCTGCAACCGGACAACGAAGCACACGATGATGACGGGTTCATCGTCATCACATCAGCGGCCAAATCAGGCCTGTTCGATGTGCATGGCAGGAGTCCACTGATATTCGCGGCTGACGCCGCCCGCAAATGGCTGGACCCAGCGACATCCGCTCGGGAGGTCGAAGATATCGCGCGCAACACGGCAGTGCCCGCCGAAGAATTCGAGTGGTTTCAGGTTAGTCCGGCAGTCAACCGCGTTGGAAACGACGGTGCGGAATTAGTCAAACCAGTTTGA
- a CDS encoding ABC transporter substrate-binding protein has protein sequence MGNHKLRLSIAVGNYDRMRPLVDGDVQIDGVDPVFMLQEPEEIFFRAFRHADYDICELSLSSYSVKMAAGTSPYIAVPVFPSRAFRHTAIYVRADRGINKPEDLKGKRIGVPEYQLTANVWVRLFLEEEYGVKASDVTWVRGGYEDPSRVEKISLNLPDDIKVEDAPEGETISRLLAAGEIDAVIGPRAPSCFDQGHPQVRYLFDDPHKTAADWYARTKLFPIMHTLGVRKTLADQHPWLPGALAKAFEKSKALALERLSETGATKVTLPFVEDQLRAARKLMGFDFWPYGFAENEHTIDRFLARHYAEGLSSRRLQARELFHPASLESFKI, from the coding sequence ATGGGAAATCACAAGCTCCGGCTGTCTATCGCCGTTGGCAACTATGACCGTATGCGTCCGCTCGTCGATGGGGATGTTCAGATCGACGGCGTCGATCCGGTCTTCATGCTGCAGGAACCTGAGGAGATCTTCTTTCGCGCGTTTCGGCACGCCGACTACGACATCTGCGAACTGTCGCTCAGCAGCTATTCAGTCAAGATGGCCGCGGGCACGTCGCCCTATATCGCCGTGCCGGTCTTTCCGTCGCGGGCGTTCAGGCATACCGCGATCTACGTGCGAGCGGACCGGGGAATCAACAAGCCTGAAGACCTGAAGGGCAAGCGCATTGGGGTACCCGAGTACCAGCTCACCGCCAATGTCTGGGTCCGGCTCTTTCTCGAGGAAGAGTATGGGGTAAAAGCGTCCGACGTGACCTGGGTGCGCGGCGGCTACGAAGATCCTTCCCGAGTCGAGAAGATCTCGTTGAACCTGCCGGACGACATCAAAGTGGAAGACGCCCCCGAAGGCGAAACCATCTCCAGGCTTCTGGCGGCGGGGGAGATCGACGCCGTCATCGGTCCGCGTGCGCCATCCTGCTTTGACCAGGGCCATCCGCAGGTTCGGTATCTCTTCGACGATCCACACAAGACTGCCGCCGATTGGTATGCGCGCACGAAGCTGTTTCCAATCATGCACACGCTCGGCGTCAGAAAGACGCTCGCCGATCAGCATCCGTGGCTGCCGGGTGCACTCGCCAAGGCGTTCGAGAAGTCGAAGGCCCTCGCGCTCGAGCGGCTCAGCGAGACCGGTGCGACCAAGGTGACTTTGCCGTTCGTCGAAGACCAGTTGCGGGCGGCGCGCAAGCTGATGGGCTTCGATTTCTGGCCGTACGGCTTTGCGGAGAACGAGCACACTATCGACCGCTTCCTTGCTCGGCATTATGCCGAGGGCTTGTCCAGCCGCCGGCTTCAGGCGCGTGAGTTGTTCCATCCCGCGAGCCTCGAAAGCTTCAAGATCTGA
- a CDS encoding homogentisate 1,2-dioxygenase, which produces MSGKTHDAGPPLVQLWSRDGFQGALSVVTRPTYAPDYLSVQGPHAPRRAVLERLTPDDQDDPEALPTTVATSRLGVKLHVSGRRKPMPYVVRNVEADEIHFIQSGTVRFETDVGCLTATEGDFVCIPRSVAYRYAPTGDAMRSIIVESPAALKLAPPAPSGLLNVARDLKFAEIDSAMPAGGPTRLVLKTLDTENTVFTMPHDPLALGVCLSESVPVWKLNLANIQVHAYLPEGGPPSQFLSSSTGDILMFNLSARPGGRPPVHINADFDEVICYVRGPGAWGGCSEPGTLTCVPKGVIHHGPSEDVPEGYQAWLLETRATLRWTPKALAASELMETGQYRPHPSVGK; this is translated from the coding sequence ATGAGTGGCAAAACGCATGATGCAGGCCCCCCCCTGGTGCAACTCTGGAGCCGTGACGGATTCCAGGGTGCGCTGTCAGTTGTGACCCGGCCGACATATGCGCCTGATTATCTTTCCGTGCAGGGGCCGCACGCACCGCGGCGCGCCGTCCTTGAGCGCTTGACGCCTGACGATCAGGACGACCCTGAGGCCCTTCCGACCACCGTGGCGACTTCCAGGCTCGGCGTCAAGCTGCATGTGTCGGGGCGGCGCAAGCCCATGCCGTATGTAGTGCGCAATGTCGAAGCGGACGAGATTCATTTCATCCAATCCGGCACGGTAAGGTTCGAAACGGACGTGGGCTGTCTCACGGCGACGGAAGGAGACTTCGTCTGCATTCCCCGATCTGTCGCGTATCGCTATGCACCGACGGGCGATGCTATGCGAAGCATCATCGTCGAGAGTCCTGCGGCCCTGAAGCTCGCGCCGCCCGCGCCAAGTGGCCTGCTCAACGTTGCGCGGGATCTCAAGTTTGCCGAAATCGACTCCGCCATGCCGGCCGGCGGCCCAACGCGGCTGGTGCTGAAAACCCTCGACACCGAGAACACGGTCTTCACGATGCCGCATGATCCGCTTGCGCTTGGCGTGTGCTTGTCGGAGTCCGTCCCGGTGTGGAAGCTGAATCTGGCCAATATCCAGGTTCACGCCTACCTGCCTGAGGGTGGTCCGCCTAGCCAGTTTCTGTCATCGAGCACGGGCGACATTCTGATGTTCAACCTCAGCGCGCGTCCCGGGGGGCGGCCACCGGTTCACATCAACGCCGACTTCGACGAAGTGATCTGTTACGTGCGGGGCCCCGGCGCTTGGGGCGGGTGTTCGGAACCTGGCACCTTGACCTGTGTGCCAAAGGGGGTCATCCACCACGGGCCCTCGGAGGACGTTCCTGAGGGCTATCAGGCCTGGTTGCTGGAAACACGCGCGACGCTGCGTTGGACACCGAAGGCCCTTGCCGCTTCGGAGTTGATGGAGACGGGCCAATACCGGCCGCACCCGAGTGTGGGTAAATGA
- a CDS encoding FAD-dependent oxidoreductase, with protein sequence MDFDYDLFVIGAGSGGVRLSWMVAASGAKVAVAEQSRIGGTCVIRGCVPKKLLVYASRYGEDLVDAAGYGWQVETRGFSWETLIERKNREIDRLNAAYVGMLENAGVTLCPSRAVIADPHTVVIAQDGRRITARHIVVATTALQSNRPGSLFSLDDAPVKLV encoded by the coding sequence ATGGACTTCGATTACGACTTGTTTGTCATTGGCGCGGGATCGGGCGGCGTCCGGCTGTCCTGGATGGTTGCCGCCAGCGGTGCCAAAGTGGCGGTCGCGGAGCAAAGCCGCATTGGCGGAACCTGCGTGATCCGCGGCTGCGTGCCGAAGAAACTGCTGGTCTACGCGTCCCGCTACGGCGAGGACCTGGTCGATGCCGCCGGTTATGGATGGCAAGTCGAGACGAGAGGCTTTTCGTGGGAAACGCTGATCGAGCGCAAGAACCGCGAGATCGACCGGCTCAACGCGGCCTACGTCGGGATGCTGGAGAACGCCGGTGTCACGCTCTGCCCAAGCCGCGCTGTCATTGCCGATCCGCACACCGTGGTGATCGCGCAGGACGGGCGCCGCATTACTGCCCGCCATATCGTCGTCGCGACAACTGCGCTTCAAAGCAACCGCCCGGGCAGTCTGTTTTCTCTTGACGACGCGCCTGTCAAACTGGTTTGA
- a CDS encoding molybdopterin-dependent oxidoreductase, translating into MQRKILVLILWLMPTVLRIAARKFPAVRAHLATGSGVIQLRLRDNSLARQLHFKDGSVSGRWGVCAKPDAELVFMDVATAHKMLAPKTDHAFLIDALKNFKITQGGSDQKLVWFGQLVNTMKTAAWRKGMPMKDGTTRYVTLTNGGPVFVFVKDDKIVRTTPIDLEEDDGPSWSITARGRRLSPARRATVSPHALSLKSLVYSDKRLLYPMKRVDFDPNGERNPQNRGISGYERISWDEALDIVAGEIRRMKKDYGPGSIAMVTGAHHQWGNINYYLSAMLRFGNLIGFTRVEPSPISWEGWYWGAMHHYGNSLRLGTPSFYGTIEDCLQHAEVIVFWSSDPESTNGVYGGFEGTERRLWAKQLGIEFVHIDPYLTHSAQFLGGKWLPIKPGSDSALAIAIMHEWMVSGSYDKEYVASNTTGFDEWSAYVLGKEDGVPKTPEWQEAETGVPAKDVRSLAKLWASKKTYLAAGGLGAGFGGACRTETGAQWARSVVMMMAMQGWGKPGINFGNLQIGAPQDLNFYFPGYAEGGISGDLNNTASAANNYCRMPHIITINPVKQSVPRQRLAEAIVEGHAEGYAWDGFSIEGQFAQYSYPRPGHSRIHMLYRYGSSSFGTTPGSNRLVEAYRHSSLEFIVNQSIWMENEAQFADVILPACTALERDDIAEWANCGGYIQHAQSQLNHRMVIMQHKCIEPLGESKSDYQIFLDIMTRLGYGGMFSEGGCSELAWCERMFNSTDLPKQTTWKKFLQKGYHVVPPPSDNDKPPVDMRWFAEGRPKDLPEANPLPGVYSKAFGEGLPTQSGKFEFVPSSLRRIEKIDPARPAVNRYINRASAAKQPFPLQLVTNHPVYSFHTHADGKNSHVSTIDEHRMEVGGYRYWVLRMNRRDAETRGIQRGDLVRVHNAQASVICAVDVSQLVKAGVARGNESCAELDLIETSVGLVDRGGCLNLLTPGGKMSPTADGIMPNTCWVEVEKWDSTLEKAA; encoded by the coding sequence ATGCAGCGAAAAATCCTTGTACTTATCCTCTGGCTCATGCCGACCGTCCTGCGTATTGCGGCCCGCAAGTTTCCTGCCGTGCGAGCGCATCTCGCCACAGGAAGTGGAGTCATCCAGCTACGGCTCAGAGACAACAGTCTCGCGAGGCAACTCCATTTCAAAGACGGCAGCGTGTCCGGACGCTGGGGAGTGTGCGCCAAGCCCGACGCAGAGCTCGTCTTCATGGACGTCGCGACAGCGCACAAGATGCTCGCGCCGAAAACGGATCATGCGTTCCTGATCGATGCGCTCAAGAACTTCAAGATCACGCAGGGCGGAAGCGACCAGAAGCTCGTGTGGTTCGGCCAACTCGTCAACACAATGAAGACGGCTGCGTGGCGCAAGGGCATGCCGATGAAGGACGGAACCACGCGTTACGTCACGCTCACCAATGGCGGACCCGTGTTCGTCTTCGTCAAGGACGACAAGATCGTTCGCACCACGCCCATCGATCTCGAAGAGGACGATGGACCGAGCTGGAGTATCACGGCAAGAGGCCGCCGGCTTTCGCCGGCACGGCGCGCGACGGTCAGTCCGCACGCGCTCTCCCTGAAATCGCTCGTGTACTCCGACAAGCGCCTCCTCTATCCGATGAAGCGCGTCGACTTTGACCCCAACGGCGAGCGCAATCCCCAGAATCGCGGGATCTCGGGCTATGAACGCATCAGCTGGGACGAAGCGCTCGATATTGTCGCCGGAGAAATTCGCCGCATGAAGAAGGACTACGGCCCCGGATCCATAGCCATGGTCACGGGCGCACACCACCAGTGGGGGAACATCAACTACTACCTGAGCGCGATGCTGCGCTTCGGTAACCTGATCGGCTTTACCCGCGTCGAACCGAGTCCGATCAGTTGGGAAGGCTGGTATTGGGGGGCCATGCATCACTACGGCAACAGCCTGCGCCTGGGCACGCCGAGCTTTTACGGCACGATCGAGGATTGTCTTCAGCATGCCGAGGTCATCGTGTTCTGGTCGAGCGATCCCGAATCGACCAATGGTGTCTATGGCGGATTCGAAGGCACCGAACGGCGGCTATGGGCCAAGCAGCTCGGCATCGAGTTCGTGCATATCGATCCTTATCTGACGCATTCCGCGCAGTTCCTTGGCGGGAAATGGCTGCCGATCAAACCCGGCTCCGACTCGGCGCTCGCGATCGCCATCATGCACGAATGGATGGTTAGCGGCAGCTACGATAAGGAGTACGTTGCATCGAATACGACGGGCTTTGACGAATGGAGCGCTTACGTCCTCGGCAAAGAGGACGGCGTACCCAAGACGCCGGAGTGGCAAGAAGCGGAAACCGGCGTGCCCGCCAAGGATGTGCGCAGTCTGGCGAAGTTATGGGCGTCAAAGAAGACTTATCTCGCGGCTGGCGGCCTGGGCGCAGGCTTTGGTGGCGCATGCCGCACCGAGACGGGTGCTCAATGGGCGCGAAGCGTCGTCATGATGATGGCGATGCAGGGATGGGGGAAACCGGGGATCAATTTCGGCAATTTGCAGATTGGTGCACCGCAGGACCTCAATTTTTACTTCCCCGGGTACGCCGAGGGCGGAATCTCAGGCGATTTGAACAACACTGCGAGCGCGGCCAACAACTACTGCCGCATGCCTCATATCATCACGATCAATCCGGTGAAGCAGTCCGTCCCCCGGCAACGGCTTGCCGAAGCCATCGTGGAGGGACACGCGGAAGGCTATGCGTGGGACGGCTTCTCGATCGAGGGGCAATTTGCCCAATACTCGTATCCGAGGCCGGGCCATTCCCGCATCCACATGCTGTACCGCTACGGCTCGTCATCGTTCGGCACGACTCCGGGATCGAACAGGCTTGTTGAAGCGTATCGTCACTCATCCCTGGAGTTCATCGTCAACCAGTCGATCTGGATGGAGAACGAGGCCCAGTTCGCAGACGTCATTCTGCCTGCTTGCACCGCGCTCGAACGTGATGACATCGCCGAATGGGCCAATTGCGGCGGCTACATCCAGCATGCGCAGAGCCAGCTCAATCACCGTATGGTGATCATGCAACACAAATGCATCGAACCCCTCGGCGAATCGAAGTCGGACTATCAGATCTTTCTGGATATCATGACAAGGCTTGGATACGGTGGCATGTTTTCGGAAGGTGGTTGCTCCGAACTGGCGTGGTGCGAGCGAATGTTCAACTCCACGGACCTGCCGAAGCAAACCACCTGGAAGAAGTTCCTGCAAAAGGGCTATCACGTCGTTCCCCCTCCTTCGGACAATGACAAGCCACCCGTCGACATGCGCTGGTTCGCTGAGGGGCGGCCCAAGGATTTGCCGGAAGCGAACCCGCTTCCCGGCGTGTATTCGAAAGCGTTCGGTGAGGGACTCCCCACCCAGTCGGGCAAGTTCGAGTTCGTACCGTCGAGCCTGCGTCGCATTGAGAAGATTGATCCCGCAAGGCCGGCCGTCAACCGATACATAAACCGCGCCAGCGCCGCGAAACAACCGTTTCCGCTGCAGCTCGTCACCAACCATCCGGTCTACAGCTTCCATACGCATGCGGACGGAAAGAACAGTCACGTCAGCACAATCGACGAACACCGGATGGAGGTCGGCGGATATCGATATTGGGTTCTGCGAATGAATCGCCGGGATGCCGAGACTCGAGGCATACAGCGCGGCGATCTGGTTCGTGTCCACAACGCGCAGGCGTCGGTCATCTGTGCCGTGGATGTTTCGCAGCTCGTCAAGGCGGGAGTGGCGCGCGGCAACGAGTCGTGTGCCGAGCTCGACCTGATCGAGACTTCGGTGGGCCTGGTCGATCGCGGAGGCTGTCTCAATCTCCTGACGCCGGGTGGAAAAATGAGTCCGACTGCGGACGGGATCATGCCTAATACTTGCTGGGTGGAGGTGGAAAAATGGGACTCGACACTCGAGAAAGCAGCGTGA
- a CDS encoding 4Fe-4S dicluster domain-containing protein, with product MGLDTRESSVSGWALVVDVSLCINCRNCVLATKDEYAGNAFPGYSAPHPPEGLETIRIERHVRGEGSLVDVTYIPKTCNHCDNAPCVKAASDGAIYKRPDGVVVIDPVKSHGRRDLVGTCPYGMIEWNEQEQVPQNWNFDAHLLDAGWKEPRCAQACPTKAIRALNVVDAQLAEMVEKEHLSVISPEFGTKPRVFYKNLDDALSHLVAGNVCEDLGGGQLRNLEGAEVILRDSSDGSERATRTDHFGDFRFSGLVAPSSRIELRVRKDGTEKVLATRDRTGSVNLGTLLC from the coding sequence ATGGGACTCGACACTCGAGAAAGCAGCGTGAGCGGCTGGGCGCTGGTCGTTGACGTTTCACTCTGCATCAATTGCAGAAATTGCGTCCTCGCGACCAAGGACGAGTACGCCGGCAATGCCTTTCCGGGCTATTCGGCGCCCCATCCGCCGGAAGGGCTCGAAACGATCCGGATCGAACGCCACGTTCGCGGAGAAGGCTCGCTGGTCGATGTCACCTATATCCCGAAGACCTGTAATCACTGTGACAACGCCCCCTGCGTTAAAGCAGCCTCGGACGGCGCGATCTACAAGCGGCCGGACGGCGTCGTCGTGATCGACCCGGTCAAGTCGCATGGCCGGCGCGATCTGGTCGGGACATGCCCTTACGGCATGATCGAATGGAATGAACAGGAACAGGTGCCGCAGAACTGGAACTTCGACGCTCACCTGCTCGATGCCGGCTGGAAAGAGCCACGCTGCGCGCAGGCCTGCCCTACCAAGGCGATCCGTGCGTTGAATGTCGTGGACGCCCAATTGGCGGAAATGGTCGAGAAAGAGCACCTGTCAGTCATTAGCCCCGAGTTCGGCACCAAGCCGCGCGTCTTCTACAAGAATCTGGACGATGCGCTCAGCCATCTGGTGGCAGGCAATGTCTGCGAAGACCTGGGTGGCGGTCAACTGCGTAATCTGGAGGGTGCCGAAGTTATCCTGCGTGACTCCTCCGATGGTAGCGAACGCGCAACCAGGACCGACCATTTCGGCGACTTTCGATTCTCTGGGCTGGTTGCGCCGTCCTCGCGCATCGAGTTGCGGGTAAGAAAGGACGGGACGGAAAAGGTCCTCGCTACAAGAGACCGCACTGGGAGCGTCAACCTCGGCACACTGCTCTGTTGA
- a CDS encoding Gfo/Idh/MocA family oxidoreductase produces MKKRFRVGIVGVSAQRGWGTAAHIPALRALSDVFEAAGVANTSLASAKAAAAAFGIPRAFENVAELVASPDIDVLAVTVKVPHHREVVAAALAAGKHVYCEWPLGNGLAEAIELADLARESPARAVVGTQATASPEVELVRKLVADGHVGEVLSSTYLGCGPTWGDEVTRGDSYAMDAANGATLLRIIGGHALAAVQSVLGPVDDVEGVVSQRRKTVRIVETGDTIPMRTHDHVMVNAVLKSGAPLSLELRGGLPRGTQLLWEINGTAGDLRITAAHDQYPVINIAPLRVEAGRKGEQGYREVEAAKSDFVDTVIARNVAAIYRQMAEDLVHGTSTAPDFDDAVALHKVIDAIERSDQTRKRVRID; encoded by the coding sequence ATGAAAAAACGTTTTCGAGTAGGAATCGTGGGAGTGAGCGCGCAGCGTGGTTGGGGCACCGCAGCGCATATTCCTGCGTTGCGTGCGTTGTCCGACGTATTCGAGGCCGCCGGCGTGGCAAACACGAGTCTCGCGAGCGCAAAGGCGGCCGCTGCTGCCTTTGGCATTCCGCGCGCGTTCGAGAACGTGGCGGAGCTCGTGGCCTCCCCGGATATCGACGTCCTGGCCGTCACGGTCAAAGTTCCGCACCATCGTGAAGTTGTCGCCGCGGCTTTGGCGGCGGGCAAGCATGTCTACTGTGAGTGGCCGCTCGGCAACGGCCTTGCAGAAGCGATCGAGCTTGCAGATCTCGCCAGGGAGAGCCCGGCACGGGCAGTGGTGGGCACCCAGGCCACCGCGTCGCCCGAAGTCGAACTCGTCCGCAAGCTCGTGGCCGACGGACACGTGGGCGAGGTGTTGTCGTCGACCTACCTCGGCTGCGGTCCTACCTGGGGTGACGAAGTCACGCGCGGTGACTCGTACGCGATGGATGCGGCCAACGGCGCAACCTTGCTGAGGATCATTGGCGGGCATGCACTTGCTGCCGTGCAAAGTGTGCTCGGCCCCGTTGACGACGTGGAGGGTGTGGTGTCGCAGCGCCGCAAGACCGTGCGCATCGTCGAGACAGGCGACACGATCCCGATGCGAACACACGATCATGTGATGGTTAATGCCGTTTTGAAGTCGGGCGCACCGTTGTCGCTGGAGCTCCGCGGGGGCCTGCCGCGCGGCACGCAGCTGCTGTGGGAGATCAACGGAACGGCGGGTGATCTGCGCATTACCGCTGCGCATGACCAGTATCCCGTCATCAACATCGCGCCATTGCGCGTGGAGGCGGGCCGCAAGGGCGAGCAGGGGTATCGCGAGGTCGAGGCTGCGAAATCCGATTTCGTGGATACGGTCATTGCGCGGAATGTGGCGGCCATCTATCGGCAGATGGCCGAGGACCTGGTTCACGGGACCAGCACTGCCCCTGATTTCGATGACGCTGTGGCCCTTCATAAGGTGATTGATGCCATCGAGAGATCAGATCAGACCCGCAAGCGGGTGCGAATCGACTGA
- a CDS encoding entericidin A/B family lipoprotein, with product MIRLIVWMLIAGTAVLAGCSTMAGAGQDISKGGQAIKNEAQEPK from the coding sequence ATGATTCGATTGATTGTATGGATGCTGATTGCTGGTACCGCAGTTCTCGCCGGCTGCAGCACGATGGCGGGCGCAGGCCAGGACATTTCGAAGGGCGGCCAGGCGATCAAGAATGAGGCACAAGAGCCCAAGTAA